One genomic window of Actinomycetota bacterium includes the following:
- the ppdK gene encoding pyruvate, phosphate dikinase, whose protein sequence is MTPDSTTATRYVYDFEEGDRDKKDLLGGKGANLSEMTNLGLPVPPGFTVTTEACRIYMETGDFPEGLMDEVAEHVAKLEEKMGKKLGDPDNPLLVSVRSGAKFSMPGMMDTVLNLGMNDESLKGLIAQSGNERFAYDAYRRFIQMFGKIVMDVPGEEFEHEIERLKEETGVTEDTDLGAEDLKELTARFKQVVQDKTGKGFPDTPMEQLKLAIEAVFQSWSGERAKIYRRQNRISDSLGTGVNVQTIVFGNLGEDSGTGVAFTRDAGSGAKSYLAEYLPNAQGEDVVSGARTPLHLDALKESDRASYDKLTGIMAQLEDHYRDMCDIEFTVEKGKLWMLQTRIGKRTAGAAVKIAVDLVSEGKISEEEAVLRVDPASLDQLLHPQFDTTADIVIVAKGLNASPGAAVGKAVFDAREAVRMAEAGEKVILVRPMTEPEDVGGMYAAQGILTSRGGKTSHAAVVARGAGKPCVCGAESLKIDVDKREFTVGEHRVVEGDIVAINGNTGEIALGEVPLVEPELSADLLKVLGWADGIRRLKVRANADTPEDAAKGREFGAEGIGLARTEHMFLGDRLPVVRRMILANTPDEEQAALDELLELQREDFIGIFTAMSGLPVTIRLLDPPLHEFLPSSKELELEIQGLEIYKSVATSASKHFSWEHSDIPLDSPSTMHSVEKEIAEHTSLLENVLRLEESNPMLGMRGVRLGIVKPGLYAMQVRAIIEAAVQVKAAGKEPVIEIMIPLVAVREEFDMMRREALAIIDEVFAKSGQKIDYLIGTMIELPRAALTAGEIAETAEFFSFGTNDLTQTAFGFSRDDIEGKFLPRYLERGILKVNPFESIDVAGVGRLIEIACKEGRETRPKLKLGICGEHGGDPSSVEFCHNTGLDYVSCSPFRVPVARLAAAQAVLKESDTAGSDTR, encoded by the coding sequence GTGACACCGGACTCCACAACCGCAACGCGGTACGTCTACGACTTCGAAGAGGGCGACAGGGACAAGAAGGACCTGCTCGGCGGCAAGGGAGCAAACCTTTCCGAGATGACCAACCTGGGCCTGCCCGTGCCCCCCGGATTCACCGTCACCACCGAGGCATGCCGGATCTACATGGAGACCGGCGACTTTCCCGAAGGCCTGATGGACGAGGTGGCGGAGCACGTCGCCAAGCTCGAAGAAAAGATGGGCAAGAAGCTCGGCGACCCCGACAACCCCCTGCTGGTGTCGGTGCGCTCCGGCGCGAAGTTCTCGATGCCGGGAATGATGGACACCGTCCTCAACCTGGGCATGAACGACGAGTCGCTCAAGGGCCTGATCGCACAGTCGGGCAACGAGCGATTCGCCTACGACGCCTACCGCCGGTTCATCCAGATGTTCGGCAAGATCGTCATGGACGTGCCCGGCGAGGAGTTCGAGCACGAGATCGAGCGCCTGAAGGAAGAGACAGGCGTCACCGAGGACACCGACCTCGGCGCCGAGGACCTGAAGGAGCTGACCGCACGCTTCAAGCAGGTGGTGCAGGACAAGACCGGCAAAGGTTTCCCCGACACCCCCATGGAGCAGCTGAAGCTGGCGATCGAGGCGGTCTTTCAGTCCTGGAGCGGCGAGCGGGCCAAGATCTACCGCCGCCAGAACCGGATCTCCGACTCACTCGGCACCGGCGTGAACGTGCAGACCATCGTTTTCGGCAACCTGGGCGAGGACTCCGGGACCGGGGTCGCCTTCACCCGGGACGCCGGGAGCGGCGCCAAGTCGTACCTGGCCGAGTACCTGCCCAACGCCCAGGGCGAGGACGTCGTCTCCGGGGCCCGCACCCCGCTGCACCTGGACGCCCTGAAGGAGTCCGACCGGGCCAGCTACGACAAGCTGACCGGCATCATGGCCCAGCTCGAGGACCACTACCGGGATATGTGCGACATCGAGTTCACGGTCGAAAAGGGCAAGCTGTGGATGCTGCAGACCCGCATCGGCAAACGGACCGCCGGCGCTGCGGTGAAGATCGCCGTCGACCTGGTTTCCGAGGGCAAGATCTCCGAGGAGGAGGCCGTCCTTCGGGTCGACCCGGCCTCCCTGGACCAGCTTCTGCACCCGCAGTTCGACACCACGGCCGACATCGTCATCGTCGCCAAGGGCCTGAACGCCTCACCGGGGGCCGCCGTCGGCAAGGCGGTTTTCGACGCCAGGGAGGCCGTCCGCATGGCCGAGGCAGGCGAGAAGGTCATCCTGGTCCGCCCGATGACCGAACCGGAGGATGTCGGCGGCATGTACGCCGCGCAGGGCATCCTGACCTCCCGCGGGGGCAAGACCTCCCACGCCGCGGTCGTCGCCCGGGGCGCCGGCAAGCCGTGCGTCTGCGGCGCCGAGTCGCTGAAGATCGACGTCGACAAGCGTGAGTTCACCGTTGGCGAGCACCGGGTGGTCGAGGGCGACATCGTCGCCATCAACGGCAACACCGGCGAGATCGCCCTGGGCGAGGTCCCGCTGGTCGAGCCGGAGCTTTCTGCCGACCTGCTGAAGGTCCTGGGGTGGGCCGACGGCATCCGGCGCCTCAAGGTGCGGGCAAATGCCGACACCCCCGAGGACGCCGCCAAGGGCCGGGAGTTCGGAGCCGAGGGCATCGGCCTGGCACGGACCGAGCACATGTTCCTGGGCGACCGGCTACCCGTCGTCCGCCGGATGATCCTTGCGAACACCCCGGACGAGGAGCAGGCGGCCCTCGATGAGCTGCTGGAGCTTCAGCGGGAGGACTTCATCGGCATCTTCACCGCCATGAGCGGCCTGCCGGTGACCATCCGCCTGCTGGACCCGCCGCTGCACGAGTTCCTTCCTTCGTCGAAGGAGTTGGAGCTGGAGATTCAGGGTCTGGAGATCTACAAGTCGGTTGCCACGAGTGCCTCCAAACACTTCTCGTGGGAGCACTCGGACATCCCGCTCGACTCGCCGTCGACGATGCACTCGGTTGAAAAGGAGATCGCCGAGCACACGAGCCTGCTGGAGAACGTCCTTCGGCTGGAGGAGTCCAACCCAATGCTGGGCATGCGGGGAGTGCGGCTGGGCATCGTGAAGCCCGGTCTCTACGCCATGCAGGTGCGGGCGATCATCGAGGCTGCGGTTCAGGTGAAGGCGGCCGGCAAAGAGCCGGTCATCGAGATCATGATCCCGCTAGTTGCAGTCCGGGAGGAGTTCGACATGATGCGCCGGGAAGCGCTGGCCATCATCGACGAGGTGTTCGCCAAGAGCGGCCAGAAGATCGACTACCTGATCGGGACGATGATCGAGCTGCCTCGGGCTGCCCTGACGGCCGGGGAGATCGCCGAGACCGCGGAGTTCTTCTCCTTCGGAACCAACGACCTAACCCAGACTGCTTTTGGTTTCAGCCGGGACGACATCGAGGGCAAGTTCCTCCCCAGGTACCTGGAGCGGGGCATCCTGAAGGTGAACCCGTTCGAGTCCATCGATGTGGCCGGCGTGGGCCGTCTGATTGAGATCGCCTGCAAGGAGGGCCGCGAGACCAGGCCGAAGCTGAAGCTGGGCATCTGCGGAGAGCACGGCGGGGACCCGAGCTCGGTGGAGTTCTGCCACAACACGGGCCTGGACTACGTGAGCTGTTCCCCGTTCAGGGTGCCGGTGGCCCGTCTGGCGGCCGCGCAGGCGGTTCTGAAGGAAAGCGACACGGCGGGTTCAGACACCCGTTAG